One window of the Synechococcus sp. CC9311 genome contains the following:
- the rimP gene encoding ribosome maturation factor RimP, producing the protein MPHPLLPDLKDLASATAVDHGFELADLQVLAHMQPMTVQIQIRRSSGDDVTLDDCAAFSAPMGEALENSAVLNEAYVLEISSPGIGDHLQSDRDFQTFRRYPVDVIHRDPDGAEQKHSGTLLERTENHLKISIHGRIKQIPRDSILSVELTNPTG; encoded by the coding sequence TTGCCCCATCCACTGCTCCCTGATCTAAAGGATTTGGCCTCTGCCACAGCCGTAGACCATGGATTTGAGCTGGCTGATTTGCAGGTCCTAGCCCACATGCAACCCATGACGGTGCAAATCCAAATTCGCCGCTCCAGCGGAGACGATGTGACCTTGGATGATTGTGCTGCTTTCAGCGCACCGATGGGAGAAGCCCTGGAAAATTCTGCTGTTCTCAACGAGGCTTATGTCCTGGAGATCAGTAGTCCAGGGATCGGAGACCATCTTCAATCGGATCGCGATTTCCAGACTTTTCGTCGCTATCCGGTCGACGTGATTCACCGTGACCCTGATGGGGCTGAACAAAAACACTCAGGGACCCTGTTAGAGCGCACGGAGAACCACCTAAAGATCAGTATTCATGGGCGAATTAAACAAATCCCTCGGGACTCAATTCTTTCAGTTGAGCTCACCAATCCCACAGGCTGA